A region of Planococcus sp. MSAK28401 DNA encodes the following proteins:
- the nikA gene encoding nickel ABC transporter substrate-binding protein: MKIHNSKKNLFLALAACAALALSACSDDNAAGSADAETDNPNSITMSWPRDIGPMNPHVYNPSQLITQSMIYEPLVSYEEGGEVKPHLAESWTVSEDGREYTFNLREGVKFTDGSSLTSEVVKKNFDAVLANKNSHSWLGVINVLDKIEVVDELTFKMVLTQAYYPALQDLAVVRPVRMLGEAGFPEDGDTSKGITEPVGTGPWVLDEYKTDEYAVFKRNPDYWGESPELEEVTIKIIPDAETRVLAFEKGELDLIYGEGVVSMDSFNYLKETGEYTTDLSDPVATRTMLVNSTSEKLSDLNVRLALHHGFNKQAMVEGITLGLEEKADSILSSNFPYAQEDIEAIEYDVEKAASYLDEAGWKLESGGAVREKDGQPLELELIYDKTDPIQKAMAETLQAEWSAIGVKLNIAGLELTEQIERRKAGNFDLDFWYNYGAPYDPHSMINVVAEDGWGVAEAHSNLPMKTELDEQVREALASTDETKRQELYGTILTTLQEQSVFIPISYMKKTVAYQNDIESFEFPANRDEHPFNDISVSK, from the coding sequence ATGAAAATACATAACAGCAAAAAGAACTTGTTTTTAGCACTGGCCGCTTGTGCAGCGCTTGCCTTGTCCGCTTGCTCGGATGACAATGCTGCGGGTTCGGCTGATGCAGAAACCGATAACCCGAATTCCATTACGATGTCTTGGCCGCGTGATATCGGTCCGATGAATCCACATGTCTATAATCCGTCACAATTGATCACTCAATCGATGATTTACGAGCCGCTTGTCAGCTACGAAGAAGGCGGAGAAGTGAAACCCCACTTGGCCGAGTCATGGACAGTGTCGGAAGACGGCCGTGAATATACATTCAATCTGCGCGAAGGCGTCAAGTTTACGGATGGCTCATCGCTCACTTCAGAAGTGGTGAAAAAGAATTTTGATGCAGTCCTGGCCAATAAAAATTCCCACAGCTGGCTTGGCGTCATCAACGTGCTCGACAAGATCGAAGTCGTGGATGAACTGACATTCAAAATGGTGCTGACACAAGCGTATTACCCGGCTTTGCAGGATTTAGCGGTCGTGCGCCCGGTGCGGATGCTTGGCGAAGCGGGCTTCCCGGAAGATGGCGATACATCCAAAGGAATCACAGAACCAGTAGGGACCGGGCCTTGGGTATTGGACGAGTATAAAACAGATGAATATGCGGTTTTCAAACGCAATCCCGATTACTGGGGAGAAAGTCCGGAATTAGAAGAAGTGACCATCAAAATCATTCCGGATGCGGAAACGCGCGTCCTTGCTTTTGAAAAAGGCGAGCTTGACTTGATTTACGGTGAAGGCGTCGTCAGCATGGATTCGTTCAATTATTTGAAAGAAACCGGTGAATACACGACTGATCTATCCGATCCGGTGGCGACGAGAACGATGCTTGTGAATTCAACGAGCGAAAAACTGTCTGATTTGAATGTGCGCTTGGCGCTCCATCATGGGTTCAATAAACAAGCGATGGTCGAAGGCATCACGCTTGGCCTTGAAGAAAAAGCGGATTCGATTCTGTCATCCAATTTCCCATATGCGCAAGAAGATATCGAAGCAATCGAATATGACGTGGAAAAAGCGGCTTCTTATTTGGACGAAGCTGGTTGGAAACTGGAGTCCGGCGGCGCTGTCCGTGAAAAAGACGGACAGCCGCTCGAACTGGAATTGATCTACGACAAGACCGACCCGATTCAAAAAGCAATGGCCGAAACGCTTCAGGCGGAATGGTCAGCGATCGGCGTCAAGCTGAACATTGCAGGCTTGGAATTGACCGAGCAAATCGAGCGCCGCAAAGCGGGCAACTTCGATTTGGATTTCTGGTACAACTACGGGGCTCCTTATGATCCGCATTCCATGATCAATGTCGTCGCTGAAGACGGCTGGGGCGTGGCAGAAGCGCATTCCAATCTGCCGATGAAAACCGAACTGGACGAGCAGGTGCGCGAAGCGTTGGCTTCTACCGATGAAACGAAACGCCAGGAATTATATGGCACTATTTTAACGACTTTGCAGGAACAATCGGTCTTCATTCCGATTTCCTATATGAAAAAGACGGTGGCCTATCAAAACGATATCGAGTCCTTTGAATTTCCGGCCAACCGCGACGAACATCCATTCAATGATATTTCAGTAAGTAAGTGA